The Balneola sp. genome segment TGATATTCGTCTTTCATATCTTGGGAAAGAAAAGAGTGGTCGATTATCTGGTCATATAGCTCTTTTTGCTCTAACTGCTTCCCAATGATATTCTCTATTTGTTTTGAGTTCAGTCCTATGCTCTCACCAAATTTGATAAAGGTTGGCAAATTAAAATTGCTCTTCTTTCCTGCAATAGTGAGTGATAGTTCTTCTGGGTCCTTTGACTCCGGGATAACCAGTCGGGTTGATAAGAGATCATAGGCGGGGGCTAGTTTCCAGCTCAATTTTGGATCTTTGAACAAAGAAAAATTCTTCAAATGCATATCCCCATTTCCACAAAGAAAGCAGAATAAAACTAATTCATAAAAACGAGTTATATCGAAAAGAGGATTTGAGCTATGTTTTTTAATTACTTTGGCAATCTGCTCATGAGAGCCTTTATATTTGTCCTCGGTTAAACGAAGAGTTAGCTGGCACATGTCCTCCATTGCAAATTTGTTTCCCTTTGCGTCTCGGTCAATTCTTTTAGTGATGTAAGCTTTTTCTCCAGAGGATAAATGAATAAGTCCAAATGGCACGGTTTCTATGCCCGCTGCTTGCGCCATGAGCATCGTACAGTGTTCATTTTCTGGGAGCTCATCCCATGTACTAGATGGTGGTTTAAGGATATATCTTCCCCAAAGCCCAACAATGGTAAGTTTGTCCGCCTCTTTAGTTTTATGATTTATTTCCAACGAAAGCTTTGATTGTACTCCAGGAACCGTAACCCGGTTTGTTACGGACTTTTTTGCTAACTCGTTTAGCTCATTCAGGCTTGCCTCAAGTATTGGTGCTTTCTTTGAATCAAATAACGTTTCCAGGCATTTGTCATGATACATTTCATCTTGAGCAACTTCCTGGGCACAAATCATACATCTGTTCATGATTCCCTCACACTGATATTGCCAATAGTATCCTTACAACTAACCAGAAGAAGCCCCATCCGATCTTTAGGGTTTACCTTCCAAGTTTCTTCTACCACTTCTAGTAACCATCCCTCCGGAATTATTCCATCAAAGAATGGAAAAAGGATGTTTGATTCATAGGGCTCCTCTTGGAGGGGGAGAGTAAGGCTCACTGGTTCTATATTAGAACCAGCCAAATAGTCTGCCTCATAAGTAAAGCGGTATCCTGTATCAGTTTCTTCCAGCAGTCCGGCTTTTGTTTCGTAAATATATATATCTGCTTTTCTATAGCTCATTACGATCCTCAATTGGTATCGGTCCCATAGTGTGACCAAATAGTAAC includes the following:
- a CDS encoding toxin HipA; this translates as MNRCMICAQEVAQDEMYHDKCLETLFDSKKAPILEASLNELNELAKKSVTNRVTVPGVQSKLSLEINHKTKEADKLTIVGLWGRYILKPPSSTWDELPENEHCTMLMAQAAGIETVPFGLIHLSSGEKAYITKRIDRDAKGNKFAMEDMCQLTLRLTEDKYKGSHEQIAKVIKKHSSNPLFDITRFYELVLFCFLCGNGDMHLKNFSLFKDPKLSWKLAPAYDLLSTRLVIPESKDPEELSLTIAGKKSNFNLPTFIKFGESIGLNSKQIENIIGKQLEQKELYDQIIDHSFLSQDMKDEYHQIVSQRMNVIASSD
- a CDS encoding phosphatidylinositol kinase, with translation MVMSYRKADIYIYETKAGLLEETDTGYRFTYEADYLAGSNIEPVSLTLPLQEEPYESNILFPFFDGIIPEGWLLEVVEETWKVNPKDRMGLLLVSCKDTIGNISVRES